TTCAGTAAACATACTATTTATAGAAGCGCTTGACAGTAATTCTTCATTATGAAATGTGCCGTTTTGTAAAATGGTTATCATAAAATTTGCCAGATCACTTACATTAGAGCGAAGTAATCCATTCGGATAGTCTGCAAAGCCATAATGGTCAATAGGATCATATTGAGACGAAAAGAAATCATGCGGATTGGCAACTGCATTTAAGTTTGGGTACTCCGAAAGAAACCAACGCGTATTATTCATGCAAAATGGAGTGAAAATATGCTGATTGCAATATTCATTAAAAGGCATTCCTGAAATTACTTCTACCAAATAACCGGACAGAGCAGAAGCCATGTTTGAATACTGATAAACTGTTCCCGGTTGGCTATTAAAAAAGTTTTGGTTTTGGTTGTAATCACTGCCGGAAGTTGAAAAGTATCTTTCCATACACTCAGCCAAAGATATCGTCGGGTCTCCGTTATTGTTGTAATAGTTGTTCATCGCATTCCAATTATCTCTTATAGAAGATGTATGCGTCATAAGCATCCGAAACGTAATTGGGTGAGATTCATAATTAGGAATAAGAACATCAAAAGGCAAATAATCATTGATATCGTCATCCAGTGAAAATAAACCGTCTTCATATAATTGCATGAGTGCAACCCCGGTGAATACTTTTGATATTGAAGCCAGCATTAGTGAAGTTGTATCTGTGAAAGGTGCTTGTAAGTCGGTGTTTGCATATCCGTAGCTTTGCATCCATACTATTTCGCCATCTTTAACGACTACAGTCGAAGTGCCGGGTAATCTACGTGAATCCATGATTGCTTCAATTTCGCTATCAATAGAGGCTGATGGGTTAGGATTTTGTGAAAAAGCATAAAAACTACATAAAATTACTGTCAGGAAAGTTAATACATGTTTCATTTTATTTAATTATTTGTTGTTGGTATAGTGATAATTTCATCAAACTAAAAGACTAAGATAAAAAAAATGCACATATAATAGATTAGCTGTTACCGGAGCGCTCTTTCGGATGTGTAATCTGAAAGTTTAAATTCACAAAATCATGCTCGTGGCTACAGATCCCGAATAGCAATTAGTCAAGAATACTTGTACACTAAGTTTTTAACCCGCTTCCAGCATCTACCCTGAAATACCCTTTCAACAATTGTTCTGTTACTGATGAACCGCCAACATAAATTGTGTATTCCATATGTTCAATTTGCCAGGTTTTGTCCTCAGGATTGTACAGGGCAAGGTCTTCAATTGAAACTTCAAAAGAAATCGTCTTCTCCTCAGACGGATGAAGGTGAGTTTTTCTAAATCCACGGAGCAATTTTAGCGGCCTGTCAATTTTTGACTGCTCAAACCCAATGTATAGTTGAGTAACCTCTTCTCCGGCAACTTTACCGGTATTGGATACTGTTATGTTAAGCTTGAGGATGTTATTTTTTGCAGTTAAAAGGGGTGTGTGGACTTGTAAGTTTGCATAACTAAATTGCGTATAACTCAAGCCAAATCCAAATGGAAATGCAGGCTTTTTCCCCTTTTTGTCCATTAATGCGTAACCATGGTAATAGCCATATTCTATGCTGTCACAATAGGGATCAAAAAATGGTAAGTCATTTGCTTGTTCTGGAATTGTGAAAGGTAGTTTCCCACTTGGGTTAACCTCACCGAAAAGTAAGTTTGTCAGGGCATTGCCACCTTCCATGCCTCCGTAAAAAGTCATTAAAATAGCACCGGCTTTTTCTTTCCAGCTTTCCATAGTGATTGCGCTGCCTCCAACCAGGCAAACGATAGCTTTATTGGTTATTTCAGTAACTTTTTCAATGACTTTCAGGTCGCGTTCCGGGAGTTCAAGAGAATTTCTGTCTCCATTACTTAACATCCCGATTTTAGCCAGAATTGGTTTTTTGCCCGGCTTTCCTTTGCCGCCAAGCAGGTGAATAAATTCTCCCTCTTCTTTGTGATTGTAGGCTGCAATAATCACTACCGCATCAGCTTCTTTGCAAACGGCTTTAACATCCTCTAATCTATTTTCACTTGCATATAAAATTTCAGTATTGCTATCCACGTAATTCGAAATACCTTCAAAAGGACTTACAATATAAGGTGGAACAACTTTACTGCTTGCCCTGTCACCGTCGTTAGGTGTTTTAGCAGCCGAGCCTACTATGGCTAATTTGCGGATATTTTTTTGATTTAAAGGCAGAAGAGCATCTCTGTTTTTCAGGAGTACCATACTTTTTTCAGCCGTTTCACGAGCCAATTGGGTGTGGCTGTCAGATGCCAGAAGGCTTGCCGGGTAATCCTGTGTGTCTTTTCTTTCAGCCCATTCCAGTTTAGTTTGAATGACGGGTAAAACAAGGCGGTCAATATCCTGCATTGTAATATCACCTTTGTCGAGTAGTTTTTTTACTTTTTTGAAAGTATAATATTTTGCACCGGGCATTTCAATATGCATGCCGGCTAAAATCCCTTTGCGCGTGTCTTTAAGCCCCCACAACCAGTCGGAGGTGACAAAGCCAGTAAATCCCCATTCATTGCGTAAAATTTCGATAAGCAGATAATGGCTGTGTCCGCAATATTCGCCTCTGAATTTGTTATACGCACTCATGACCGTAGCAGCACCTGCATCAATACACTTTTTAAAGTGGGGAAGATAAACCTCTCTGAGAGTGCGCTCATCTGCTTGAACATCAACATGAAAACGGTTGTTTTCGATATTGTTCAAAGCAAAGTGTTTCACACAAGCCATAACATTGTGTTGCTGAATCCCTTTAACCAATGCGCCGCCCATTTCTCCCAGCAGCCAGGAATCCTCTCCGTAAGTTTCCTGAGCCCTGCCCCATGCCGGATGTCGGAGCTGGTTTACACATACTGCCCCGGAATAGTTTGCCCCGGCAGCACGGGCTTCAATACCCATCACTTCACCAATTCTTTTTTCCAGTTCAATATCCCAACTGGCTCCACGTGC
The window above is part of the Chitinophagaceae bacterium genome. Proteins encoded here:
- a CDS encoding T9SS C-terminal target domain-containing protein; protein product: MKHVLTFLTVILCSFYAFSQNPNPSASIDSEIEAIMDSRRLPGTSTVVVKDGEIVWMQSYGYANTDLQAPFTDTTSLMLASISKVFTGVALMQLYEDGLFSLDDDINDYLPFDVLIPNYESHPITFRMLMTHTSSIRDNWNAMNNYYNNNGDPTISLAECMERYFSTSGSDYNQNQNFFNSQPGTVYQYSNMASALSGYLVEVISGMPFNEYCNQHIFTPFCMNNTRWFLSEYPNLNAVANPHDFFSSQYDPIDHYGFADYPNGLLRSNVSDLANFMITILQNGTFHNEELLSSASINSMFTEQIPSIETRQGLKFYKENFSVSGGNILLWGHSGGEYGIGTEMYFDHDNNMGIAVIANGDNDPYEILEILYDYGLTLSPSGVGNPDCDFISSIQETKALNSFTIYPNPANDIVIFENDNLTTDQHKIIISDLTGRKIIQALTSEPKKEINVSNLPMGVYFYSIRTNSNLIETGRLIIND
- a CDS encoding glycosyl hydrolase, with the protein product MDYKSERALLCALRVNTDKMANPQNKESTKHQTSRAKQILSAMSLQEKVHEMSGNGIWPTVKGMMFKGHVLPVKAGGSQKHALPSISFTDGPRGVAVAKSTSFPVTMARGASWDIELEKRIGEVMGIEARAAGANYSGAVCVNQLRHPAWGRAQETYGEDSWLLGEMGGALVKGIQQHNVMACVKHFALNNIENNRFHVDVQADERTLREVYLPHFKKCIDAGAATVMSAYNKFRGEYCGHSHYLLIEILRNEWGFTGFVTSDWLWGLKDTRKGILAGMHIEMPGAKYYTFKKVKKLLDKGDITMQDIDRLVLPVIQTKLEWAERKDTQDYPASLLASDSHTQLARETAEKSMVLLKNRDALLPLNQKNIRKLAIVGSAAKTPNDGDRASSKVVPPYIVSPFEGISNYVDSNTEILYASENRLEDVKAVCKEADAVVIIAAYNHKEEGEFIHLLGGKGKPGKKPILAKIGMLSNGDRNSLELPERDLKVIEKVTEITNKAIVCLVGGSAITMESWKEKAGAILMTFYGGMEGGNALTNLLFGEVNPSGKLPFTIPEQANDLPFFDPYCDSIEYGYYHGYALMDKKGKKPAFPFGFGLSYTQFSYANLQVHTPLLTAKNNILKLNITVSNTGKVAGEEVTQLYIGFEQSKIDRPLKLLRGFRKTHLHPSEEKTISFEVSIEDLALYNPEDKTWQIEHMEYTIYVGGSSVTEQLLKGYFRVDAGSGLKT